GAATTATCCATACTTCATGGCGCGTATCGTCAATGCTAAGGCTTTTGTGGAGAACATGACCTTCAATATGCCGGAGGGTGACCGGGAGCGGGTGCTTTATATTGAAGATAAGCATGCGGTCTGGAACAACGGGTTATGGCGGTGGACTGTGTCGGAGCAGGGGGAGGCGACGCTTACCCGGATTCAGGGCGAGCGCTCAGAGGCTGGCCTTGAATGCAGTATCGGCACGCTTACAGTGCTGCTAATGGGATACAAACGTCCGCTTCAGGCGGCCGGATACGAACAATTATCCGGGACTGCTGAGGCGATAGCTTGGCTTGAAGCGCTGATTCCGCAGGCCGAGACGGCATTATTCGATTTTTTCTGACAGTGAACGGCTCCTCCCCTTCCCTCGGAAGCGGAGGAGCTTTCCTATACATAACGCCCCAATTCAGTGAACTAAGCAGGCAACCGGAATACAATACAGCCAAAAAGTAAAAAATAAGAGTAACCCCTTGGAATTCAGTGAGAATATGTTATAATATGAAAAAGTCAAAGAAAGTCAAAGTCAACGCAGGCCGGATATCATCGTTCTCAGGAATGTAACATTTAGAGAAAAAGCGCAGTGCAGAGGCTATTACAGCCGATTCTTATTGCATTGCCCGGTTTAAGTTCTTAAGAGCATGTCTCTGACGGCAGGCGTTGGCGCAGCACAGATTTAACCAATGCTTACACACTGGAGGATGAGTGATGCGTAATATCTCCGATATTATTGAACAATATCTGAAGAATATTTTGCATGAAAGTCCCGAAGGTACGGTGGAAATTCAGCGCAATGATCTGGCGGACCAGTTCTCCTGTGTCCCGTCACAGATCAATTACGTCATCAGTACACGGTTCACATTGGAAAAGGGATATGTGGTGGAGAGCAAACGCGGCGGTGGCGGATATATCCGGATTCAGCGCTATGAGCTGCCTCAGAATGTAGCCTTATACGCACATCTGAACTCCACGATAGGGAATGATATTGATCAGAATTCTGCCGAAGGGCTGATTTATCAGCTGGAGGAGGCCCGTTTCCTCTCCAAACGTGAAGCGTGTCTAATGCGGTCTGCGGTTTCCCGGGAATGCCTGACGGTTAATCTGCCGTACCGGGATGAGATTCGTGCCAAGCTTATGAAGGCTATGCTAATCTCTTTATTGGGCAAATAATTTGTCAAATGGTAAGGAGGGACACCGCTTATGCTATGCCAGGAATGCGGCGTCAAACCGGCAACACTCCACTTCACGAAGATCGTGAACGGGGAGAAGACGGAATTTCATATTTGCGAAAGCTGTGCGCGGGAGAAGGGTGAACTGATTCCCGGAACTGCGGGAGGCTTCTCTATCCACAGCTTGCTTTCCGGTCTTCTGGATCTGGAAGGCCCGGGCAAGGGCAAATCAGCGGCAGCACAAAGTGTGCAGGGTCTGCATTGTGAAAACTGCGGCATGACCTATTCACAGTTCAGCAAGCTGGGACGGTTCGGCTGCAGCTCCTGCTATAAGTATTTCGACAGTACGCTTGACCCGCTCTTCAGACGGGTGCATGGCAGTACAGCACATGTCGGCAAGCTTCCCAAACGGGCTGGAGCACAGATTATGTGCAAGCGCCAGATTGATGAGCTGAAGCAGGAATTACAGCAGAGTATTGTGCAGGAGGAGTTCGAGACCGCAGCTGAGCTGAGGGACAGAATCCGCAAGCTTGAAAAAGAAATGCCACAAGAGTAAAGTCTTTGATATATAGGGGGGATCAGGCATGTCAAGTCTCCGGTATACCGAACAAGCACTTAGTGAATGGATGCGCTGCGGCGGCAGTCATTCGGAGATTGTCATCAGCAGCCGTATGCGTATCGCCCGTAATCTGGAGCATCTTCCGTTCCCGCTACTCGCTTCAACAGAGCAGTCGGAGGAGGTGCTGGAGCAGCTTGCCCCTGTATTTCAGGGTGATGCCGCTGCAGGTTTCGGCAGCTTTGAACTGCTGAGACTGGATGAGCTGGGTGAGCTGGACAAAAAAGTGCTGGTGGAAAAGCACCTTATCAGTCCTAATCTGGCGGATGATTCCAAAGGCGGGGCAGTCATTCTTAATGAGGACGAGTCGGTCAGCATTATGATTAATGAGGAGGATCATCTCCGCATTCAATGTCTGTTCCCTGGGCTGCAGGTCAGAGAAGCATGGGTTAGGGCAACCGCCATCGATGATATTTTCGAGGCTGCTGTCAATTACGCCTTCGATGACCGCAGAGGATACTTAACAAGCTGTCCCACCAATGTGGGAACAGGACTAAGAGCTTCGGTTATGGTCCATCTGCCAGCATTGGTGATGACTCATCAGATCAACCGCATTTTATCCGCAGTCAATCAGGTGGGGCTTACCGTTAGAGGAATTTATGGTGAAGGCAGCGAAGCAGTAGGGAATATCTTTCAGATCTCGAACCAGATTACGCTGGGACAGACCGAAAGTGAGATTATTGAGAATCTTCACAGTGTAGTCACCCAGATTATAGAGCATGAGCGGAATGCGCGTGAACGCCTGCTGGCGGATTCCGCATTGCGGATTACTGACCGTATCAAGCGCTCCTACGGAATTTTGGCCTATGCTGCTGTGATGGAACTGAAAGAATCGGCACAGCGGCTCTCCGATCTGCGGCTTGGTGTAGATCTGGGGATTCTGGAAGGGCCTTCGATTTCAGTGCTCAATGAGCTGAATGTCAAGACTCAGCCTGGCTTTCTGCAAAAGCTGTTCGGTGACGAGCTGTCGCCTACTGAACGCGATATGTACCGGGCGAAGCTGCTCCGGGAGACACTGGGATCACAACATTAATTATAGATATTTATTATCCGTGGAGGTGCAGGAGATATGATGTTTGGAAGATTTACGGAACGCGCACAAAAGGTGCTGGCGCTGGCGCAGGAAGAAGCCGTACGTTTGGGACACAACAACATTGGGACAGAGCATATTTTACTCGGACTGATTCGTGAAGGAGACGGCATTGCCGCTAAGGCATTGATCGGACTTGGTCTGGGTCTGGAGAAGATACAAGATGAAGTGGAAACGCTGATTGGCAGAGGTCAGGAACAACCGACCAACATCGCTTATACTCCTCGTGCCAAGAAGGTGATTGAGCTGTCTATGGACGAAGCCCGCAAGCTGGGTCACACGTATGTGGGAACAGAGCATATCCTGCTCGGTCTGATCCGTGAGGGAGAGGGCGTAGCAGCCCGTGTGCTGAACAATCTCGGCATTAGCCTGAACAAGGCCCGCCAGCAGGTATTACAGCTCCTGGGCAGCAGTGAAGCCACCTCCAGTCACAGCGGAGCTCCGGCTAACGTCAGTACGCCAACATTGGACGGCCTGGCCCGCGATCTGACGGCTTATGCCAAGGACGGTAATCTCGATCCTGTGATCGGCCGCAGTAAGGAAATTGAGCGTGTCATTCAGGTGCTCAGCCGCCGGACCAAGAATAATCCGGTATTGATCGGTGAGCCTGGGGTCGGTAAAACGGCGATTGCCGAAGGTCTGGCCCAAAAGATCATCAACAATGAAATCCCGGAGACACTGCGCGACAAACGTGTCATGACCCTCGATATGGGTTCTGTAGTGGCCGGTACTAAATATCGCGGGGAGTTCGAAGACCGCCTCAAAAAAATTATGGATGAGATTCGTCAAGCAGGCAATATCGTGCTCTTCATCGATGAATTGCATACGCTGATCGGAGCGGGTGGTGCGGAAGGCGCCATCGACGCCTCCAACATACTGAAGCCTGCCCTGGCCCGTGGTGAGCTGCAGTGCATCGGTGCTACAACGCTTGATGAATATCGCAAATATATTGAGAAGGACGCTGCCTTGGAACGCCGCTTCCAGCCGATCACGGTGGATCAGCCTTCGCCTACAGAAGCTGTTCAGATCCTGTTCGGCCTGCGCGACCGCTATGAAGCCCACCACCGGGTGAAGATTACGGACGAAGCTATTGTAGAAGCCGTAAAGCTGTCGGACCGCTACATTCCAGACCGCTTCCTGCCCGACAAAGCGATTGACCTGATCGATGAAGCGGGCTCCAAGGTAAGACTGAATTCTTACACGATTCCGCCGAATCTGAAGGAACTCGAAATGCGTCTGGATGATATCCGTAAGGAGAAGGATTCTGCAGTACAGAGCCAGGAGTTTGAGAAGGCTGCTGCACTGCGCGATACCGAGCAGAAGATTCGTGAAGAGCTGGATACTACGAAGAATCAGTGGAAAGAAAAGCAGGGCCGCACCGATTCCCAGGTTACACCTGAGGATATCGCACAGGTGGTTGCCAGTTGGACCGGCATTCCGGTCAGCAAGCTGAAGGAAGAAGAGACAGACCGCCTGCTGAATATGGAAGCTCTGCTGCATGAACGTGTTATCGGCCAGGATGAGGCCGTTAAGGCGGTAAGCCGGGCACTCCGCCGGGCGCGTGCGGGCCTGAAGGACCCGAAACGTCCGATGGGCTCCTTCATCTTCCTCGGACCTACCGGGGTTGGTAAAACCGAGCTGGCGCGCGCGCTTGCCGAAGCAATGTTTGGTGACGAGAATGCGGTAATCCGTATCGACATGTCAGAGTACATGGAGAAGCATTCCACCTCCCGACTGGTCGGAGCGCCTCCAGGGTATGTTGGCTATGAAGAAGGCGGACAATTGACAGAGAAGGTGCGCCGCAAGCCGTACTCGGTTGTACTGCTGGATGAGATCGAGAAGGCCCACCCTGAAGTGTTCAACATTCTGCTGCAGGTGCTGGAAGACGGCCGTCTGACCGATTCCAAAGGCCGCGTGGTCGATTTCCGCAATACCCTGATTATTCTGACCTCGAATGTCGGGGCACAGGCGATCAAGAAGAATTCAACACTCGGATTCACGGCTGTTCAAGATGCAGGCGCCGATTACACCAATATGAAGGGCAAGGTTATGGAAGAGCTGAAGAAGAGCTTCCGGCCTGAGTTCCTGAACCGGATCGATGAGATTATTGTCTTCCACTCTCTGGAGGAGAAGCATATCGCAGAGATCGTTACCCTGATGTCCGACGAGCTGCGCAAGCGTCTGCGTGAGCATGATGTAGACTTCCTGCTCACCGACGGCGCCAAAGCGTTCCTGGCCAAAGAGGGTTATGATCCGGCCTTCGGTGCCCGTCCGCTCCGCCGGGCGATTCAGAAGCATATCGAAGACCGCCTCTCCGAAGAGCTGCTCAAAGGTAACATCAAGAAGGGGGATTCCCTGAGCATAGATGAGGTGAACGGCGAACTGGTCGTAACCACCGTTGAAGCACCGGCCGAGGTCTCCCTGGAGAAAACAGTCGAAACTGAATAATTGTACCGGAAAATGAAACAAAGCTCCCGCTCCTCCGTATAGAGGGGCGGGAGCTTTGTTTGTTTACGCCCCTCAGGCATACCTAAACCCGCCTAAAAAAAGACGCAAATGAAAAGTAGATCTTAAGTGACCTTCCGTTCAGTGTGCAGAAATGGTAAACTTTGAATAAGAGTAAAATATCCGCAATTTTAGCAAGTTCGGACGGTAAGGAGTACACATGGCTAAACCTAAAACAAAATTTTTCTGTACCGAATGCGGCTATGAATCACCGAAATGGTTCGGGAAGTGCCCGGGGTGCCAGGAATGGAACTCAATGGTAGAGGAAACGGAAAGCGTCGTCAAAACACAAGGCATGAATGCACCTATTTTTCAGAGTAAAGAAAAGGCGCAATCGATCATAAATATAGAAAGTGACAAGGAGCCGCGTATTCTGACGGGCATCGGTGAGCTTAACCGCGTGCTTGGCGGCGGGATCGTCCCCGGCTCGCTGGTGTTGGTTGGAGGCGACCCCGGAATCGGGAAATCGACACTGCTGCTGCAGACCTCGCATGCCTTGACTACACAAGGGCTGCGCGTGCTGTATATTTCGGGGGAAGAATCCGTGCGGCAGACGAAGCTGCGGGCTGACCGCCTCGGAGCGCTCTCTGCAGAATTGTACGTTCTATGTGAGACGAACATGGAGAGCATTGAGGAAGCAATTGAGCAGATTCAACCTCAATTTTTGGTCATTGACTCGATTCAGACTGTATTTATGCCGGAAGTAACCAGTGCGCCGGGCAGTGTAGCACAGGTGCGGGAATGTACGACAAGATTCATGCGGATTGCTAAGATCCGGGGAATTGCTACGGTGCTTGTAGGGCATGTAACTAAGGAAGGCGCTATTGCCGGCCCGCGTATGCTGGAGCATATGGTGGATTGTGTCCTTTATTTTGAAGGGGAACGCCATCATACGTACCGTCTGCTGCGGGCGGTGAAGAACCGTTTCGGCTCCACCAACGAGATCGGGATCTTTGAAATGGGGGAAATCGGGCTGACCGAGGTGGAGAACCCGTCGGAGCTGTTCCTGTCCGAGCGTCCGCTCGGAGTGGCCGGATCTGCAGTGGTAGCCAGCATGGAGGGCACAAGACCCGTTCTTGTTGAATTGCAGGCGCTGGTTGCTTCGACACATTTCCCTTCGCCCCGCAGAATGTGCACAGGTATGGATCATCAACGGATGGCGCTGATCATAGCTGTACTGGAGAAGCGGATGGGCATGTTCCTGCAGAATCAGGACGCTTACCTCAACGTTGCGGGAGGGGTGAAGCTGGATGAGCCGGCGGTGGATTTGGCTGTTGCCATCAGCATTGCCTCGAGTTTCCGTGATTTCCCGACCAAGCCGTATGATGTGTTTTTCGGGGAGGTAGGGCTTACCGGTGAGGTGAGAGGGGTATCACGCGCAGAGATGCGGGTGAAAGAGGCGGCCAAGCTTGGCTTCCGGCGGGTCATTATGCCCGAGAAGAGTCTGAAGGGCTGGAAGCATCCGCAGGATATCCAGATTATAGGCGTCAGCACAGTAGCACAGGCACTAGCGGTCGCGTTAGATTAGGGGGCACAGGGACATGAAAGAATATAATCCATCAGATAATATGAATGATCTGCTTAGAATGGCCGCACCCGGAACACCCTTCCGGGAAGGGCTGGAGAATGTGCTTCGCGCGAAGACCGGGGCACTGATTGTTGTCGGATATAGTCCGGAAGTTATGGCGGTTGTCGATGGCGGCTTCTCCATTAACTGCGATTTTTCACCAAACTATTTATACGAGCTGGCCAAAATGGACGGAGCGATTATTCTGAGCGAGGATCTGAAGCGGATTCTGTACGCCAATACGCAGCTGATTCCCGATTCCTCCATCTCTTCCATCGAGACAGGAATCCGGCACCGGACCGCTGAACGTGTAGCGAAGCAGACCGGCAAGCTCGTCGTTTCCATTTCCCAGCGCCGGAATATTATTACGCTGTATCAGGGCTCCATCCGTTACGCGCTCAAGGAAATCGGTTCTATTCTGGCCAAGGCCAACCAGGCGATTCAGACCCTGGAGAAGTACAGAGCCGTTCTGACACAAGGGCTTACGAACCTGTCCGCTTCGGAATACGAAGGGATTGTGACGGTGGCCGAAGTCGTCGGTGTGATCCAGCGCGTGGAAATGGTGCTGAGAATCAAAATGGAAATTAAACGTTACATCAACGAGCTTGGCAATGAAGGCCGGCTGATCAGCATGCAGATGGAAGAATTGGTTGGAAATACAGAGGAAGAAGCATGGTTGCTGTACAGAGACTATGCAAGAGAAGAGCAGGAGGAGAAGATCCGTGAGATCATTGCCGGGCTGAAGCGCAGCAGCGATGATGAACTGATGGATGACAACCATATTGCCCGCCTGCTGGGCTATTCCTCGACAGCCATTTCCTCCGAAGAAGCTGTGACTCCGCGCGGTTACCGCCTGCTGAACAAAATTCCAAGGCTGCCGAATGTGATCATCCACAATTTGGTGGAACGCTTCGAAATGCTGCCTAACCTGATGAGGGCAAGCATAGCTGAGCTTGATGAAGTAGACGGCATTGGCGAGGTCCGCGCACGCAATATTCAGGACGGGCTGAAGCGGCTCCAGAAACAAGTTCTTATTGACAGACAAATGTAAATACCATACAATCACGTAATGTTGTAGTCCCATGCAGTACAAGTAGGAAAATTGAGGTGAAGAAATGATACAAAAATCAATTCCAAGTCTTTTTACGATTGGTAATCTGATGCTTGGAATGTTTGGTATCATGATGGCGTTTGACGGCAAGCTGAGCATGGCCGCTATCATGGTGATTATCGCGATGCTGCTCGATGGGCTGGATGGCCGTATGGCCCGTGCGCTGAAGTGTGAGAGTGAATTCGGCAAGGAGCTGGATTCTTTATCCGATGTAGTTTCGTTCGGAGTCGCACCGGCGCTGATTATGTATTTAACAAGTCTGCAGGAGCTGAATCCTGCACTGGGATGGACGGTCACAGCGATCTTCCCTGTATTCGGAGCCTTACGTCTGGCCCGGTTCAATGTCCGCCCGGGGATTCCGGGATATTTCGTAGGATTGCCGATTCCTGCTGCGGGCGGAGTTCTGGCCACGCTTGCACTTTTCCATAAAGATGTATCTGCACCATTCATGATTGTTGCTACCTTGCTGCTGTCGTATCTGATGGTCAGCACAGTGAAGTATCCCAATTTCAAGAAGATCGGTTTTCCAAAAAAAGCGGTTATAGGCGCACCTGTAGTTATCGTGATTGCTGTAGCTGTTGCGGTGGTCTTCCCTGAACAGATTGCCAAGCTGATCTTTGGACTGCTGGCGCTGTATGCCTTGTATGGCTTCAGACAGAGCTTAGGACTATTTAAGGTACGGCGGCAACGCCGCCGCAGAAGACGCGCGGAAGATAAGGTATATCATTCTAAGAACGGTTAGCCCTTCTTCAGAACTTATTTCATTCATAGACCGGTAAGTACAAAAGGCATTGCCTTTCCTGAATATCAGGAGAGTGCAATGCCTTTTTGCTGCCTGAGGGAAGGGAAGTACACGGAATACGGTTCCCCCCTGAGCTGGCGGAATGGATGAAGGAGAGCGCGGACGGTCTGCTCAGGACAAGTTGAACAACCCGAGTGTTGCGCATTTCTGCGATTCCTTGGCGACAACCTCGTCCATATTGATAGCAAGCAAATTGCAGAGTGCAGACATGTAGAACAGCTCGCGGCCCAACTCGGAGCCAATGACCTCCCGGCAGTTCTCACACAGCTCTCCTGCCAGATGAGTCCCGGCAAGCTCTTTGGCTTGCTCAAGCCCTAGAGTAGGCTCGAAGACCTGCTTGGTGGCGTGCAGCTGAATGCAGCCGCATTCGGTAATGGCTTTGACGACAGCCCGGTTGACGGAAGCACTGCTCTGTCCGTTCTTGGACATGACATCCAGAAGACTACGGTGACGGAGCAGCAGTTCGGAGACTTGATCCTGGAAGGCCTGTAAACTTGGTGCGCTCATTTTCCATTCACCCCTGGGTTCGAATTGAATTCATTATATGCCAGGGCCTCCCTCATTTTCAACCAGGAATAGCAGTTTACGGCAACAGAGCCGGACGAAATTCGGGGCTTGCAGAAAAAATAACGCTCCCCCGGATTATTGTCCTAAAAATTGGAACATACTGGTGAGGTATAGAGGATTGATGGATGAATAAAAGGAGGTGCGAGGTTATGTGGAAAAAGTCTGTTTTGATACTTGCCGGGTGTTGTGGAGCCTGGTCCGGTTATTCGCTATATCACGCGGCAGAGAGAGGGTTCCCGGTAGGCCTTGGGAAACTGGAGAATAGCTTGCCTATGGAAGGAAGTATTTTGTTTGCGGTGCTGGGTGCCATTATTTTTCTGATTGCGGGGACTTTATGCGCGGAATGGGCAAGTTCAAAGCTGCGGGAGATGGTTGCGTATTGCTCGCGTATCCCGATGAATGAGCTTGCTGCAGGCGCAGCAGGGCTTACGGGAGGTCTGCTGCTGTCTCTGCTGCTGTATCCCGCTATGTCCTGGCTGGGCAAAGCAGGGGAGCTGCTGCAGGTAGCTGCTACGCTTGCTCTGGGCTATATGGGCCTGCGGATCGGGCTGGAAAAGAAGGAGGAGCTGGCTTCGCTCTGGAACACCGGACGCTGGGCACGCGCTGCTGAACCTGAGGAGCGTGGAACTCAGGAGCATAAAATCCTCGATACCAGCGTGATTATTGACGGGCGGATTGCTGACATCTGTAAAACGGGCTTCATCGAAGGTACGATTGTTATTCCTGAGTTCGTACTGGAGGAGCTGCAGCATATTGCGGATTCATCGGATTTGCTGAAGCGTAACCGCGGACGCAGAGGGCTTGATATTCTGAATAAGATTCAGAAAGAACTGGACGTTAAGGTGCTGATCTATGAAGGGGATTTCGAGGAGATCTCGGAAGTGGACAGCAAGCTGGTCAAGCTGGCGAAAGTACTGCACGGCAAGGTCGTCACCAACGACTTCAACCTTAACAAGGTATGTGAGCTCCAGGGTGTGTCGGTGCTGAATATTAATGACTTGGCAAATGCAGTGAAGCCGGTGGTTCTGCCGGGCGAAGAGATCATTGTTCAGGTCATTAAGGACGGCAAAGAACATGGACAAGGCGTAGCCTATCTGGACGATGGCACGATGATTGTGGTGGAGGGCGGCCGGGATTATATCGGCACTACAATGGAGGTTCTGGTGACGAGCGTGCTGCAGACATCGGCAGGACGGATGATTTTTGCCAAACCGAAGCTTCTGGAAAAAGCACAATAAGTTCAGCCGTGGCTTCCGGCAGCACCCTTTCGGGCTTGGAAATGCCAGCCAAACACGTTATGATGGGAGTATACGTGAAAGAAAGACAGGAGCCGAAAGCATGTCAAACAGTGTTGGCGTCGTTATCGTAGCGGCAGGCAGAGGAACCCGGATGGGAACGGCAGAGAGCAAGCAATATTTGCTGCTGCAGGGCAAGCCGATTATCGTGCATACCCTGGAGGTATTCCAGCGGCATAAGCTGATCTCCGAGATTGTGCTTGTCACCGGGGAAGAGGATGTGCAGCGCTGTAAGCAGTGGGTACAAGCCTTCAAGCTGGATAAGGTGGCTGCGGTCATTCCCGGGGGAACGGAGCGCCAGCACTCGGTACGCCGCGGACTGGATGAACTTAAGACCCATTGGGTCATGGTTCATGACGGGGTAAGGCCGTTCGTACAGGACAGCGAGATAGAAGCTTGCTACGAGCGGGCGCAGTCCGCCGGAGCATCGGTGCTTGCAGTCCCGGTTAAGGATACGATTAAGCAGGTAGACAGTGAAGGCAAGGTGCTGTCAACGCCGGACCGGCGAAGTCTGTGGGCGATTCAGACCCCGCAGACTTTTCGTTTGTCCGATCTGCTGTCCGCCTATGAGGAGGCAGAGCGGGACGGTTTTCTCGGGACTGATGATTCCAGTCTGGCGGAACGCAGCGGGATTACCGTGTCAGTTGTAGAAGGAAGCTATATGAATATTAAGATCACGACGCCGGAGGACCTGGATTTCGCTGAATTCACAGTAAGAAGCAGGGGAGAGGAACACAGATGATTGCTGTAGGACAAGGATTTGATGTACACCAGCTGGTCGAGGGAAGGCCGTGTATTATCGGCGGAGTTACGATTCCTTATGAGAAGGGGCTGCTGGGGCATTCCGATGCGGATGTGCTGCTGCATGCTGTAAGCGACGCTATACTGGGAGCGCTGGGCCTTGGGGATATCGGCAGACATTTTCCCGATACCGATCCGGCCTTCAAGGATGCAGACAGCCTGAAGCTGCTGGAGCAGGTATGGGCACTAGCGCGTGAGCGCGGATACCGGCTGGGGAATATCGATTCAACCATCATAGCGCAAAAACCGAAGATGGCACCTTATATTCCGCAGATGACGGAGATTATTGCCCGCACGCTGGGCGCTGATGTAGCGAAGGTGAATGTGAAAGCAACAACGACTGAGCAGTTGGGCTTCGCAGGGCGCGGAGAGGGAATTGCCGCCCAATCTATTGTCTGTCTGCTGCAAGATGTGATATCATCGTGAGATGGCTTTAGCGCAAGTAAAGGCCTAATTTTAACCAATATGAAGCGGAGGGAAACCCATGGCGGATCAAGTTCGGGTGCGTTACGCACCGAGCCCTACGGGACATTTACATATCGGAAATGCCAGAACAGCCTTGTTTAACTATCTGTTCGCCCGCAATCTGGGCGGCAAATTCATTATCCGGATTGAAGATACGGATCTTAAGCGCAACATTGCAGAAGGTGAAGAGAGCCAGCTGAAGTATTTGAAGTGGCTGGGAATCGATTGGGATGAAAGTGTGGATGTAGGGGGCGAATACGGGCCTTACCGCCAGACTGAGCGTCTGGATCTATACCGTGTATACTGGCAGGATATGCTGGACCGGGGCCTGGCTTACCGCTGCTATTGCACGGAGGAAGAGCTGGAGGCCGAACGCGAGGAGCAGACGGCACGAGGCGAAACCCCGCGTTATTCCGGCAAACACCGTAATCTGACCGAGGAGCAGCGCCTGGCCTTTGAGGCGGAGGGCCGTGTGGCCAGCATCCGTTTCCTGGTTCCGGAAGACCGCACTTATACCTTCAATGATATCGTAAAAGGCAGTATTTCGTTCAATAGCAAAGAAATGGGCGACTTCGTCATCGTGAAGAAGGATGGTATTCCAACCTATAACTTCGCCGTAGCGGTGGACGACCATCTGATGGCTATCTCCCATGTGCTGCGCGGAGAAGATCATATCTCCAATACCCCGCGCCAGCTCATGATATATGAGGCACTGGGCTGGGAAGCTCCGCTCTTTGGCCATATGACGCTGATTGTCGGCGATGACCATAAGAAGCTGAGTAAACGGAATGAATCGATCATTCAGTTTATTGAACAGTACGATCAGCTGGGCTACCTGCCGGAAGCTCTGTTCAACTTCATTACCCTGCTGGGCTGGTCGCCTGAGGGAGAAGAGGAGATCTTCACCAAGGAAGAGCTGATCTCGATCTTTACGGCAGACCGCTTGTCGAAAAGCCCGGCAGTGTTCGATACGAACAAGCTGGCGCATCTGAACAATCACTATATCAAGCATGCCGATCCTGAGCGGATTGCGGCACTAGCCATTCCTCATTTGCAGAAGGCGGGCCGTCTGCCTGAGGTACTCAGTGAGGAGCAGCATAGCTGGGCAGAGAGCTTGGTTGCGCTGTACCAGGAGCAAATGACCGCCGCATCGGATATTGTCGCGCTCTCTGAGCTGTTCTTCCGCAGCCATCTGGAGCTGGAGACCGAAGCGGCAGGGGTGCTTGCCGAAGCCCAGGTTCCTGAAGTGCTGTCTGCGTTTCTGGCCAAGGTGGAGGCTGCCGAAGACTTCAGCGCTCCCCATATGGCTGTTCTGATCAAGGAAGTGCAGAAGGAGACCGGACACAAAGGCAAAGCGCTGTTTATGCCGATTCGTGTCGCTCTTACGGGACAGATGCATGGTCGTGACTTGAATGCAACGATTGCGCTGCTCGGCCGCAGCCGGGTGATCGAACGCCTGAAATCACAAATCAAAGGCGCTTAGGGCAGGGACATACAAGGGGGAGAAGACCCTTGTCAGGTCTGCGTCTTTTCGCTAAGATAGAAGAATATACGAATAGCTGGGATCAGGAAAAGTAGGCGTATAAGGGCAATTACCAGAGAGAATAACCGCTTAAGGGCGAATGCCCTTGAAGGCTGGGAGTTATTCAT
The sequence above is a segment of the Paenibacillus sp. FSL R7-0204 genome. Coding sequences within it:
- a CDS encoding CtsR family transcriptional regulator; protein product: MRNISDIIEQYLKNILHESPEGTVEIQRNDLADQFSCVPSQINYVISTRFTLEKGYVVESKRGGGGYIRIQRYELPQNVALYAHLNSTIGNDIDQNSAEGLIYQLEEARFLSKREACLMRSAVSRECLTVNLPYRDEIRAKLMKAMLISLLGK
- a CDS encoding UvrB/UvrC motif-containing protein — encoded protein: MLCQECGVKPATLHFTKIVNGEKTEFHICESCAREKGELIPGTAGGFSIHSLLSGLLDLEGPGKGKSAAAQSVQGLHCENCGMTYSQFSKLGRFGCSSCYKYFDSTLDPLFRRVHGSTAHVGKLPKRAGAQIMCKRQIDELKQELQQSIVQEEFETAAELRDRIRKLEKEMPQE
- the clpC gene encoding ATP-dependent protease ATP-binding subunit ClpC → MMFGRFTERAQKVLALAQEEAVRLGHNNIGTEHILLGLIREGDGIAAKALIGLGLGLEKIQDEVETLIGRGQEQPTNIAYTPRAKKVIELSMDEARKLGHTYVGTEHILLGLIREGEGVAARVLNNLGISLNKARQQVLQLLGSSEATSSHSGAPANVSTPTLDGLARDLTAYAKDGNLDPVIGRSKEIERVIQVLSRRTKNNPVLIGEPGVGKTAIAEGLAQKIINNEIPETLRDKRVMTLDMGSVVAGTKYRGEFEDRLKKIMDEIRQAGNIVLFIDELHTLIGAGGAEGAIDASNILKPALARGELQCIGATTLDEYRKYIEKDAALERRFQPITVDQPSPTEAVQILFGLRDRYEAHHRVKITDEAIVEAVKLSDRYIPDRFLPDKAIDLIDEAGSKVRLNSYTIPPNLKELEMRLDDIRKEKDSAVQSQEFEKAAALRDTEQKIREELDTTKNQWKEKQGRTDSQVTPEDIAQVVASWTGIPVSKLKEEETDRLLNMEALLHERVIGQDEAVKAVSRALRRARAGLKDPKRPMGSFIFLGPTGVGKTELARALAEAMFGDENAVIRIDMSEYMEKHSTSRLVGAPPGYVGYEEGGQLTEKVRRKPYSVVLLDEIEKAHPEVFNILLQVLEDGRLTDSKGRVVDFRNTLIILTSNVGAQAIKKNSTLGFTAVQDAGADYTNMKGKVMEELKKSFRPEFLNRIDEIIVFHSLEEKHIAEIVTLMSDELRKRLREHDVDFLLTDGAKAFLAKEGYDPAFGARPLRRAIQKHIEDRLSEELLKGNIKKGDSLSIDEVNGELVVTTVEAPAEVSLEKTVETE
- a CDS encoding protein arginine kinase, which encodes MSSLRYTEQALSEWMRCGGSHSEIVISSRMRIARNLEHLPFPLLASTEQSEEVLEQLAPVFQGDAAAGFGSFELLRLDELGELDKKVLVEKHLISPNLADDSKGGAVILNEDESVSIMINEEDHLRIQCLFPGLQVREAWVRATAIDDIFEAAVNYAFDDRRGYLTSCPTNVGTGLRASVMVHLPALVMTHQINRILSAVNQVGLTVRGIYGEGSEAVGNIFQISNQITLGQTESEIIENLHSVVTQIIEHERNARERLLADSALRITDRIKRSYGILAYAAVMELKESAQRLSDLRLGVDLGILEGPSISVLNELNVKTQPGFLQKLFGDELSPTERDMYRAKLLRETLGSQH
- the radA gene encoding DNA repair protein RadA, yielding MAKPKTKFFCTECGYESPKWFGKCPGCQEWNSMVEETESVVKTQGMNAPIFQSKEKAQSIINIESDKEPRILTGIGELNRVLGGGIVPGSLVLVGGDPGIGKSTLLLQTSHALTTQGLRVLYISGEESVRQTKLRADRLGALSAELYVLCETNMESIEEAIEQIQPQFLVIDSIQTVFMPEVTSAPGSVAQVRECTTRFMRIAKIRGIATVLVGHVTKEGAIAGPRMLEHMVDCVLYFEGERHHTYRLLRAVKNRFGSTNEIGIFEMGEIGLTEVENPSELFLSERPLGVAGSAVVASMEGTRPVLVELQALVASTHFPSPRRMCTGMDHQRMALIIAVLEKRMGMFLQNQDAYLNVAGGVKLDEPAVDLAVAISIASSFRDFPTKPYDVFFGEVGLTGEVRGVSRAEMRVKEAAKLGFRRVIMPEKSLKGWKHPQDIQIIGVSTVAQALAVALD